The following coding sequences lie in one Sorghum bicolor cultivar BTx623 chromosome 6, Sorghum_bicolor_NCBIv3, whole genome shotgun sequence genomic window:
- the LOC8077612 gene encoding probable receptor-like protein kinase At1g49730 isoform X2: protein MSQEAVQLHFRMISLARANISGPAPAGLAVPDISPSPLTVQVPVVPPKHHRSYKLVLFPAIGALVTGVAILLMIVLIFLIRRKNKELKKLEGNNPLDAWSFSCVKKGQEGNSTIFGRFSYKEMKKATRNFSTVLGGGENGTVFRGQLNDGSVVAIRHVECSPKQSQHEFCKEMEFLGRLHHRHLVGLKGFCSTRFERFQVYEYMENGSLQDHLHSPSKHLLPWKNRVQIAIDVANALEYLHFYCDPPLYHGDVRPSNVFLDKNYLAKLAGCGLAHHSSIGNATPSRTPANVKIQATPGYVDPEYMVTQEVTPKSDVYSYGVLLLELVTGKPVIQDNKSLVEWSRELIGTDYRLHELVDPSVADAFDLDELQVVADVIHWCTHRDGAARPSMKQVLRILYERLDPLSGRFARAVEGEEGYYYYSHGGRRVKGKQAGGGGDLSWLPSSSSTSRSHCSRSVLLECNSPEPESSPAHGNAAFLA from the exons ATGTCACAAGAAGCTGTGCAACTACACTTTCGGATGATATCACTTGCAAGAG CGAACATCTCTGGACCGGCTCCAGCTGGACTTGCCGTGCCCGATATTTCTCCTAGTCCACTTACAGTGCAAGTTCCTGTAGTACCACCCAAGCATCATCGCAGTTACAAGCTTGTTCTATTCCCAGCAATTGGAGCTTTGGTTACTGGAGTAGCAATTCTACTAATGATAGTACTGATTTTCCTAATCCGTAGAAAGAATAAAGAACTCAAAAAGCTGGAAGGAAATAACCCTCTGGATGCATGGAGTTTTTCCTGTGTCAAGAAGGGCCAAGAAG GCAATTCCACCATTTTTGGCAGATTTAGTTACAAAGAAATGAAGAAAGCAACAAGGAACTTCAGCACAGTGTTAGGAGGAGGTGAAAATGGTACAGTATTCAGAGGACAACTAAATGATGGATCTGTGGTTGCTATCAGACACGTTGAGTGTTCACCAAAACAAAGTCAACATGAATTTTGTAAAGAAATGGAATTTCTTGGGCGATTGCATCATCGGCATCTTGTTGGACTAAAAGGTTTTTGTTCAACAAGATTTGAGAG GTTTCAGGTGTATGAATACATGGAAAATGGAAGCCTTCAAGATCACCTACATT CGCCAAGTAAACACCTGCTACCATGGAAAAATAGGGTCCAAATTGCCATCGATGTTGCTAATGCTTTG GAGTACCTTCATTTTTATTGTGATCCTCCACTATACCATGGAGACGTTAGGCCTAGCAATGTCTTCTTGGACAAGAATTACCTTGCAAAG CTTGCTGGTTGCGGTCTTGCACACCACTCTAGTATTGGCAATGCAACTCCCAGTCGCACCCCAGCAAATGTCAAGATCCAAGCAACTCCTG GCTACGTAGACCCCGAGTACATGGTGACCCAGGAGGTGACCCCGAAGAGCGACGTGTACAGCTACGGCGTGCTGTTGCTGGAGCTGGTGACGGGGAAGCCGGTGATCCAGGACAACAAGAGCCTGGTGGAGTGGTCCCGCGAGCTCATCGGCACGGACTACCGTCTCCACGAGCTGGTCGACCCGTCGGTGGCGGACGCGTTCGACCTGGACGAGCTGCAGGTGGTGGCGGACGTGATCCACTGGTGCACGCACCGGgacggcgcggcgcggccgtcCATGAAGCAGGTGCTCCGCATCCTCTACGAGCGGCTGGACCCGCTGTCCGGGCGGTTCGCGCGCGCCGTGGAGGGCGAGGAAGGGTACTACTACTACAGCCACGGCGGCCGGCGGGTGAAGGGGAAGcaggcaggcggcggcggcgacttgTCGTGGCTGCCGTCGTCGAGCAGCACGTCCAGGTCGCACTGCAGCCGCAGCGTGCTGCTGGAGTGCAACTCGCCCGAGCCGGAGTCGTCCCCGGCCCACGGCAACGCCGCGTTCCTGGCCTGA
- the LOC8077612 gene encoding probable receptor-like protein kinase At1g49730 isoform X1: protein MRRRLAPALLFTAAVLLAARPGPAVIAADCPLDLSWPNYGLIASVCSDQNGHSKCCRYINAVLAVSSAMYANTTGTLGVPAQISDACIANISDTLVSKGILPTAASFCGLGIKIQVSYQCVGMTTVLEMLQSPNFSDVTRSCATTLSDDITCKRCLNSGLSYLRHLIGEPDNVTLNTCRDAAFVAFVSQGNISTIDTAGCFFSVQGLSALQANISGPAPAGLAVPDISPSPLTVQVPVVPPKHHRSYKLVLFPAIGALVTGVAILLMIVLIFLIRRKNKELKKLEGNNPLDAWSFSCVKKGQEGNSTIFGRFSYKEMKKATRNFSTVLGGGENGTVFRGQLNDGSVVAIRHVECSPKQSQHEFCKEMEFLGRLHHRHLVGLKGFCSTRFERFQVYEYMENGSLQDHLHSPSKHLLPWKNRVQIAIDVANALEYLHFYCDPPLYHGDVRPSNVFLDKNYLAKLAGCGLAHHSSIGNATPSRTPANVKIQATPGYVDPEYMVTQEVTPKSDVYSYGVLLLELVTGKPVIQDNKSLVEWSRELIGTDYRLHELVDPSVADAFDLDELQVVADVIHWCTHRDGAARPSMKQVLRILYERLDPLSGRFARAVEGEEGYYYYSHGGRRVKGKQAGGGGDLSWLPSSSSTSRSHCSRSVLLECNSPEPESSPAHGNAAFLA, encoded by the exons ATGCGGCGGCGCCTCGCGCCGGCGCTGCTCTTCACCGCCGCGGTGCTTCTGGCGGCGCGCCCGGGCCCAGCGGTGATCGCGGCAG ATTGCCCCTTAGATTTGAGTTGGCCCAACTACGGACTGATAGCTTCAGTGTGCTCGGACCAAAATGGACACTCAAAGTGTTGCCGCTACATCAATGCTGTTCTCGCGGTCTCATCTGCCATGTATGCAAACACAACAGGCACCCTTGGGGTTCCGGCTCAAATTTCTGATGCCTGCATTGCCAATATCTCTGATACATTGGTGTCCAAGGGGATACTGCCCACTGCCGCTTCGTTTTGTGGCCTTGGGATCAAAATTCAGGTGTCCTATCAGTGTGTTGGGATGACCACCGTCCTTGAGATGTTGCAGTCTCCGAATTTCAGCGATGTCACAAGAAGCTGTGCAACTACACTTTCGGATGATATCACTTGCAAGAGGTGCTTAAACTCTGGTCTGTCGTACCTCCGCCATCTTATCGGGGAACCAGATAATGTCACGTTGAATACCTGCCGTGATGCTGCTTTTGttgcatttgtgagtcaagggaaTATATCTACCATTGATACGGCTGGTTGCTTTTTTAGCGTTCAAGGGCTTAGTGCTCTTCAAG CGAACATCTCTGGACCGGCTCCAGCTGGACTTGCCGTGCCCGATATTTCTCCTAGTCCACTTACAGTGCAAGTTCCTGTAGTACCACCCAAGCATCATCGCAGTTACAAGCTTGTTCTATTCCCAGCAATTGGAGCTTTGGTTACTGGAGTAGCAATTCTACTAATGATAGTACTGATTTTCCTAATCCGTAGAAAGAATAAAGAACTCAAAAAGCTGGAAGGAAATAACCCTCTGGATGCATGGAGTTTTTCCTGTGTCAAGAAGGGCCAAGAAG GCAATTCCACCATTTTTGGCAGATTTAGTTACAAAGAAATGAAGAAAGCAACAAGGAACTTCAGCACAGTGTTAGGAGGAGGTGAAAATGGTACAGTATTCAGAGGACAACTAAATGATGGATCTGTGGTTGCTATCAGACACGTTGAGTGTTCACCAAAACAAAGTCAACATGAATTTTGTAAAGAAATGGAATTTCTTGGGCGATTGCATCATCGGCATCTTGTTGGACTAAAAGGTTTTTGTTCAACAAGATTTGAGAG GTTTCAGGTGTATGAATACATGGAAAATGGAAGCCTTCAAGATCACCTACATT CGCCAAGTAAACACCTGCTACCATGGAAAAATAGGGTCCAAATTGCCATCGATGTTGCTAATGCTTTG GAGTACCTTCATTTTTATTGTGATCCTCCACTATACCATGGAGACGTTAGGCCTAGCAATGTCTTCTTGGACAAGAATTACCTTGCAAAG CTTGCTGGTTGCGGTCTTGCACACCACTCTAGTATTGGCAATGCAACTCCCAGTCGCACCCCAGCAAATGTCAAGATCCAAGCAACTCCTG GCTACGTAGACCCCGAGTACATGGTGACCCAGGAGGTGACCCCGAAGAGCGACGTGTACAGCTACGGCGTGCTGTTGCTGGAGCTGGTGACGGGGAAGCCGGTGATCCAGGACAACAAGAGCCTGGTGGAGTGGTCCCGCGAGCTCATCGGCACGGACTACCGTCTCCACGAGCTGGTCGACCCGTCGGTGGCGGACGCGTTCGACCTGGACGAGCTGCAGGTGGTGGCGGACGTGATCCACTGGTGCACGCACCGGgacggcgcggcgcggccgtcCATGAAGCAGGTGCTCCGCATCCTCTACGAGCGGCTGGACCCGCTGTCCGGGCGGTTCGCGCGCGCCGTGGAGGGCGAGGAAGGGTACTACTACTACAGCCACGGCGGCCGGCGGGTGAAGGGGAAGcaggcaggcggcggcggcgacttgTCGTGGCTGCCGTCGTCGAGCAGCACGTCCAGGTCGCACTGCAGCCGCAGCGTGCTGCTGGAGTGCAACTCGCCCGAGCCGGAGTCGTCCCCGGCCCACGGCAACGCCGCGTTCCTGGCCTGA